The window GGTGATGCTCGATGCCGAGAGGTCCCAATCGCTCTCCGGCGTCAGATCCGCAACCTGGCCCGGGCCGTATTCGGTGGGGCGGGCGATGAACGCCGTCGCCAGCCCGGCCTCCCGGGCAGCACGCAGGTCACTGTTGTGGGCGGCCACGAGCATCACCTCACCGGGCCTGAGGTCCAGGAACTCCGCAGTCCGAAGGTATGCCGCCGGCAGCGGCTTGTACGTGCGCGTCATGTCCGAGCCGATGATCACGTCCCACGGAAGCCCGGCGTTTCTGGCCATGTCCACCAGCAGCGAGGTGTTGCCGTTGGAGAGGGGACCCACGATGTAGCCTCGGCGGACGGCGGCCAGGCCCACCAGGCTGTCCGGCCACGGGGGCAGGCGGTGCCAAGATCTGTTCAACGCCTCCAGGGTTGTTGCGTCCAGCTGATCCGGATCGAAGCCGTGGCGGCGGAGCACCTGGTCCAGGTTTTCGCGGTGGAGTGTGTCCAGGGTGGCGAATTCACGGGATCCGGAGCGGATGGCCTCCATTGCCGGCTGGTAGAGGGCGCGCCAGTCATCGGCGAACGCCCCGGCGTCGAGATCCTGCCCATGTGTCGCGGCGAAAGCGGCCGCCTGCCGGGCGACGCCGGTGCGCCAGTCCACTACCGTGCCGAAGGTGTCGAACAGGACGGCGCGGACCCCGCACCCGGTTGACGGTGAACGGTATGGCTGGATCGTCATATCCTGTCTCCTTCCCGAAACTTCCCTGAGCGTTAGTCTGGCAGTATGCGCACTGATTTCGATCCCGCAACCACGTCCGCCCGTGATTTCTACCGGTTGCTCACCGCGGTGGTGGTTCCCCGGCCCATCGCCTGGGTTTCGAGTGTCTCGCCGGAGGGCGTCGACAACCTTGCCCCGCACTCGTTCTTCACCGTGGCGTCCACGAATCCTCCCATCGTGCAGTTCACCTCGGTGGGGGAGAAGGATTCGCTCCGCAACATTACCGAGTCCGGCGAAGTCGTGGTGAACCTCGCCCCGGCCGCGCTGCTGGAGGAGGTCAACGCCACCGGCACCAACTTTCCGCCCGATGTCAGTGAGTTCGACGCCGCCGGCCTCACCCGGGAGCCGAGCCTCACCGTGGGTGCGCCGCGGGTCAAGGAATCGCTGGCGGTGCTCGAATGCCGCCTCCATTCGGTCCTGCCGATGGGTGATTCCATCCTGGTTTTCGGCGAAGTGACGCACGCTGCGGTGAGTGACGCGGTTCTGGACGGCAGCCACCCTCGGATTGACCTGCTGGAGCCGCTGTCCCGGCTGGGCCTGGACGAGTGGGGCACGCTGGGCACGGTCCAGGACCTCAAACGGATCCACCTCAAGGACTGGCCGGGGCCTTTCCGCGCGAAGGCCTGAACGACTGGCCAGGACGCATCCCGGTCACCGGGCCGCGATGTGACCTGCCACGAACTCCGCGTCGTCGCCCACCACCGGCAGCGTGGCGGACAGGTGCTTGGTAAGCCAGGGGAGGCCCACGGCATAGAGGCCCGGGACATCGGTGACACCTCGACTGTGGCGCGGGTAGTTCCACTGGTCGAGCACGGGGATGTCGAGGAAGTTGAAGTCCAGGCCGTAACCGGTGCACCAAATGACCGAGGTGACACCTTCGGCCTCCAAGTTGAGCCGCGACCCCGATTCTGCGGGCAGCCAGTCATCTGCCGCCGGAGGTTCCGCGGCCGGTGCGTCGATGCCTGCGGCGTGAATGTAGGCGTCGGCCAGCCGCCCCAGCCGCGCACCGAACCCCGCCTCCACCAGGGCGAGGCGTGCCGGGAGGTCGTCACTGAAGACGAGTACGCCGTCGTCCGCTCCCTCAAACCGGCCGTGCAGCCGGACGCCCCGTCGGCCGAGATCCCGCAGATGGATGCTGTGGCCGCCACCGTTGCCGGAGATCAGCGGGTTGCACATAAAGCGCGCGGCGGGGGAGGGGAGCTGGTCCGCCTGGAGGCCGTTGATGCCGTACTCGGGGCCGTGGAGGTTGACCTGCAGAATCCAGTGGAAGACGTCCTGACCGCGGTACCGCCGCGGAGCCTCCGGGCAGGATGAGACGGACAGGTGCACCTCCCGGCCGGCGTCGAGCAGGTCCTCGGTGATCTGACCGCCGGACTGCCCGGTGCCCACCACCAGCACGGCGCCGCCGGGAAGCTGCTGTGGGTTGCGGTAGTCGTGGCTGTGCAGCTGGCGGATGTGCCCGGGTAGCCCGACGGCGGCTGGCGGGATCCGCGGGACCTGGAAGGCGCCGTTCGCGAGGACCACGTTCCGTGCCTGCCAGCGGCCTTGAGTGGTCTCCACCGTGAAGCGGCCGTCGGCGACGCCGACCCGGGTCACCTCCGTGCCGAGCCGCACCGGTGCTTCGATCCGTGCGGCGTAGTCGCGGAAGAGTGCGATCACCTCGTCGCGGGGGAGGAAGGCGTCCGGCTCGGGGCCGTCGTAGGTCATCCCCGGCAGCAGGAACGAGAAGTTCGGGGTGTTCAGGTAAAACGACTCCCAGCGGTCCTGCCAAGCGCCGCCCAGTTCCGGCCGCTGCTCCAGCAGATGATGTTCGACGCCGTGCCGGGTCAGCCAGTAGCTGGTGGCCAGGCCGGCCTGCCCCGCGCCCATCACCAGGGTGTCGACCTCGTGGACGGGGCGCTCGGCGGGGGAGGGCATGGCTACTTCTTTGCTGCCTTCACTTTTGGAGCTTTGGGGGCCTTGGGAGCCTTCGGCGGCAGTCCGGCCACGTGCTCGAAGGCCTTCTCCACCCAGGCCCGTGCCCGCGCCTGGTCGCCGTCGCCCTCGGCGTTCCAGATTTCCGGCAAGCCGGTGTATCCGCCCATGGGGCGCTCGGCGGGCCCGAACGGAACCGTCCGCTCCGTGCTTTCGAGCAGTTCTTTGTCCGCTTCGGCCAGCTTCACCCCGACAGTGGGGCCGAACAGGCCGGCGAACATG is drawn from Micrococcaceae bacterium Sec5.8 and contains these coding sequences:
- a CDS encoding TfoX/Sxy family protein, translated to MEMPKASDADKDHFRSVLPDIPAVVIKPMFGNLGAFVNGNMFAGLFGPTVGVKLAEADKELLESTERTVPFGPAERPMGGYTGLPEIWNAEGDGDQARARAWVEKAFEHVAGLPPKAPKAPKAPKVKAAKK
- a CDS encoding flavin reductase family protein encodes the protein MRTDFDPATTSARDFYRLLTAVVVPRPIAWVSSVSPEGVDNLAPHSFFTVASTNPPIVQFTSVGEKDSLRNITESGEVVVNLAPAALLEEVNATGTNFPPDVSEFDAAGLTREPSLTVGAPRVKESLAVLECRLHSVLPMGDSILVFGEVTHAAVSDAVLDGSHPRIDLLEPLSRLGLDEWGTLGTVQDLKRIHLKDWPGPFRAKA
- a CDS encoding haloacid dehalogenase type II, producing the protein MTIQPYRSPSTGCGVRAVLFDTFGTVVDWRTGVARQAAAFAATHGQDLDAGAFADDWRALYQPAMEAIRSGSREFATLDTLHRENLDQVLRRHGFDPDQLDATTLEALNRSWHRLPPWPDSLVGLAAVRRGYIVGPLSNGNTSLLVDMARNAGLPWDVIIGSDMTRTYKPLPAAYLRTAEFLDLRPGEVMLVAAHNSDLRAAREAGLATAFIARPTEYGPGQVADLTPESDWDLSASSITELAHELGA
- a CDS encoding NAD(P)/FAD-dependent oxidoreductase, whose amino-acid sequence is MPSPAERPVHEVDTLVMGAGQAGLATSYWLTRHGVEHHLLEQRPELGGAWQDRWESFYLNTPNFSFLLPGMTYDGPEPDAFLPRDEVIALFRDYAARIEAPVRLGTEVTRVGVADGRFTVETTQGRWQARNVVLANGAFQVPRIPPAAVGLPGHIRQLHSHDYRNPQQLPGGAVLVVGTGQSGGQITEDLLDAGREVHLSVSSCPEAPRRYRGQDVFHWILQVNLHGPEYGINGLQADQLPSPAARFMCNPLISGNGGGHSIHLRDLGRRGVRLHGRFEGADDGVLVFSDDLPARLALVEAGFGARLGRLADAYIHAAGIDAPAAEPPAADDWLPAESGSRLNLEAEGVTSVIWCTGYGLDFNFLDIPVLDQWNYPRHSRGVTDVPGLYAVGLPWLTKHLSATLPVVGDDAEFVAGHIAAR